The proteins below are encoded in one region of Pseudomonas helmanticensis:
- a CDS encoding acyltransferase family protein — MIDIKKPTTTLGDMVKLRANNFDLLRLCAALVVLITHSFALTGKSPATWYSLFMGYEPGSLAVSAFFAISGFLIAGSLERRTFTEYWQARALRIIPALAVTSFVSALILGPVFTALPLGEYFQNSGTYRYLTNSIPYQTAFVLPGVFMDVTYPQTVNGSLWTIPIEAFCYVALAAIFFVGRRTFSLVVPVMALISAFFVWLFFHGPIAPITFFGTTEVLPVLRFGLMFLVGTFLWKYKDIVPFKGSIAAMCLVVLLIGSRFGYTNLALFIALPYLLMYLAYRRPVCVDGMRKLGDLSYGTYLFAFPIQQALVSISHKSINGWWLAIAASVLSMGLAWFSWRYIEKPAMQFKKKFSAPVVLEKTA, encoded by the coding sequence ATGATCGATATTAAAAAGCCAACAACAACACTTGGCGACATGGTAAAGCTTCGCGCCAACAATTTTGACTTGCTCAGATTGTGCGCGGCCTTGGTCGTCTTGATTACCCATAGCTTTGCGCTCACGGGAAAATCGCCGGCAACCTGGTATTCCCTGTTTATGGGGTATGAACCGGGAAGCCTGGCGGTCAGCGCTTTTTTTGCGATCAGTGGTTTTCTGATTGCGGGTTCATTGGAGCGCCGTACGTTCACGGAATATTGGCAGGCACGCGCCTTGCGCATTATCCCGGCACTGGCGGTCACTTCGTTCGTTTCTGCATTGATATTGGGCCCTGTTTTCACCGCGCTGCCGCTTGGTGAGTATTTCCAGAACTCCGGCACCTATCGTTATCTGACCAATTCGATTCCGTATCAGACAGCGTTCGTACTGCCTGGCGTCTTCATGGATGTTACCTATCCGCAGACGGTGAACGGTTCGTTGTGGACGATCCCGATCGAAGCGTTTTGCTATGTAGCGCTGGCCGCGATTTTCTTCGTCGGACGTAGAACCTTTTCACTGGTTGTACCGGTAATGGCGTTGATTTCGGCGTTCTTTGTCTGGTTGTTTTTCCACGGCCCCATCGCACCAATCACGTTTTTCGGTACGACTGAAGTATTGCCGGTTCTGCGTTTCGGTCTGATGTTCCTGGTCGGTACCTTCCTCTGGAAGTACAAGGACATCGTGCCATTCAAAGGCAGCATCGCAGCAATGTGTCTGGTTGTACTGTTGATCGGCTCGCGATTTGGTTATACCAACCTGGCGCTGTTCATTGCGCTGCCGTACTTGCTGATGTACCTGGCTTATCGTCGTCCTGTCTGCGTAGACGGCATGCGCAAGCTCGGCGACCTATCTTATGGCACCTATCTCTTCGCCTTCCCGATCCAGCAAGCGCTGGTGTCGATCTCCCACAAGTCGATCAACGGCTGGTGGTTGGCGATTGCCGCCAGTGTGCTTTCCATGGGCTTGGCGTGGTTCTCGTGGCGGTACATTGAAAAGCCGGCGATGCAGTTCAAAAAGAAGTTCTCGGCACCGGTGGTGCTTGAAAAAACAGCCTGA
- a CDS encoding MraY family glycosyltransferase produces MSSVWLVPVVFASAFILTALLRRYALSKSLIDIPNDRSSHTIPTPRGGGVAIVVTFLAALCLLFVGELIPTGLFVSAMGAGALVAIIGFMDDHGHIAARWRLLGHFAAAAWALYWLGGLPPIHAFGQVVNLGWVGSALAAFYLVWMLNLYNFMDGIDGIAGVEAVTVCLGACLLYALGADAPLIGSTLLLAAAVGGFLVWNFPKARIFMGDAGSGFLGLILGILALAASWVSFELFWGWLILLGVFIVDATFTLLRRLLRGEKVYEAHRSHAYQFASRRYAQHWPVTVTVGLINLLWLLPIAVCVSRLWLDGVAGLILAYAPLVFLAFKYQAGKAE; encoded by the coding sequence ATGAGTAGCGTTTGGCTTGTGCCAGTGGTTTTCGCCAGTGCCTTCATTTTAACGGCGCTCTTGCGCCGCTATGCCTTGTCCAAAAGCCTTATCGATATTCCCAACGACCGGAGTTCTCACACTATTCCGACCCCGAGGGGCGGAGGCGTGGCGATCGTGGTCACTTTTCTGGCCGCGCTTTGTCTGTTGTTTGTAGGGGAGTTGATCCCCACAGGACTGTTTGTCTCGGCGATGGGAGCCGGCGCTTTGGTCGCAATTATTGGCTTCATGGATGATCATGGCCACATCGCTGCACGTTGGCGGCTCTTGGGGCATTTCGCCGCGGCTGCATGGGCACTCTATTGGTTGGGAGGCTTGCCGCCGATTCATGCATTTGGCCAAGTGGTCAATCTGGGCTGGGTCGGGTCGGCATTGGCGGCTTTTTATCTCGTATGGATGCTCAACCTCTATAACTTCATGGATGGTATCGACGGGATCGCCGGTGTCGAGGCGGTCACGGTTTGCCTGGGTGCATGCCTGCTGTACGCGTTAGGCGCCGATGCCCCGTTGATTGGGTCGACTCTATTGCTCGCTGCCGCTGTGGGCGGATTCCTGGTCTGGAATTTCCCGAAGGCGCGGATCTTCATGGGCGATGCCGGCAGCGGGTTTCTTGGTCTTATTCTGGGCATTCTCGCGCTTGCGGCCAGCTGGGTGTCATTCGAGCTGTTTTGGGGATGGCTGATCCTGCTGGGTGTTTTCATCGTCGACGCAACGTTTACGCTCCTGCGCCGGCTGCTTCGCGGCGAGAAGGTTTATGAGGCTCACCGCAGTCATGCCTATCAGTTTGCTTCGCGTCGATATGCCCAGCATTGGCCCGTCACGGTTACAGTGGGGTTGATCAATTTGCTGTGGTTGCTGCCGATTGCCGTATGCGTCAGCCGATTATGGCTGGACGGGGTGGCGGGGCTCATCCTTGCTTATGCTCCTTTGGTGTTTCTTGCCTTCAAGTACCAGGCAGGAAAGGCGGAGTAG
- a CDS encoding glycosyltransferase yields the protein MNTLLTQAGYQLNEELKIWSRPDYASINYSDGDTTELRIKYLIDKARDVSVFSDELRGWCTDWPSLYYLSSTRANLLRVFDADLRGDVLEIGAGCGAITRYLGEQGGNVLALEGSARRASIARARTRDLPNVSVLAETFESFQIDKKFDVITLIGVFEYANLFVSGENPGANMLAKVRSLLKPDGLLIIAIENQLGLKYFAGAPEDHVVTPMFGVEGRYNSATPQTYGKQALASLLSGAGFSSNEFFAPFPDYKLPVSIVTEEGFVDPDFDAAAFAWQSAQRDPQLPELCTFSLELAWPQICKNGLGMDMSNSFLIGASPVARKTLDKGTLAVHFSSDRRAEFCKSSSFKKGADSSIRVHYEKLAETQAAPAVDSIVEFKLTASEPYVKGQVLSTKLIEIVNAEGWTYAQVGVFLNGYVDILKNISGEQPGADGLLPGHLFDAVPQNILIDQQGAPHLIDKEWSLTVGLRIEFLLFRALRQLLGSVTRFSPCADFATATYKEFVFAASAAAGYLIDEADVHQFLSLEASVQSAVNGREPSEFLTWEEDRRVVIDNLLMAFNKSQAALATETQALDAAGREIERVAAESRQLQSELESAQSERYRLSVRLAESQVAYNDVIHSNSWFITKPIRFVVRSLRNGKKALRSNVESCKRAATVYLRDQEVKAPVSADKSYIVEAPIARARSVTVILPVYKGIEMTKRCIEAAMPGILSMPGSKIIAINDCSPDAGMLDMLLELETQWPGVLTVLDNPNNLGFVKTVNRGMRQAGEDDIVFLNSDVIVPQNWLERLTAEAYSAPNIGTVTPFSNNATICSFPAFLYENEQAFGLDVHQIDKVFAGARLPNVKAPTGVGFCMYVRRDCLDVVGLLNEEKFGRGYGEENDLCQRALKAGWFNVITPNLYAFHEGGVSFSSTKQALIENAFKAIVELHPDYHLDIQTFIAEDPVKLVRVNRLVQLLSTLDRPKILQVSHEAGGGVKQHVEELSEALQANAYNLILTPRKGTGAVSLYMGTFPGADELVFRLPEELPMLVDLLKGCGVGFVHFHHSLGLNPALFDLPAQLGTEYALTAHDFYWIGGNPTLTNDAGVFPGQYSDDLLNPAFPLPDGVSAAAWRDQLRGFIENAKTVVFPSDYTLSLYQQHYALQRPIVALHVEEKRPVSSAVAAISAKPRYNVGVLGALGKEKGADYLEQLAAKAKAASAPFDFKLLGFAYRELKGVFTTGQYDAADLARLMAEHDLDLILFPAQWPETYSYTLSYALQSGLPIIAPDIGAFPERLASREHTLVYRFGIEPAELLGAMGAFVKSSVAGDSVRAPSHGQSLLNADFYDVDYLQLVNSDVPRQEHLGFLELPAASASAAEYEVPLTTREIALLALWTLYRKPGMQRLSRAVPYGLRQKIKRKLSKRPLHEIVDLHKN from the coding sequence TTGAATACTTTACTGACGCAAGCGGGCTATCAACTTAACGAAGAACTCAAGATCTGGTCGCGACCGGATTATGCGAGTATCAATTACAGTGACGGCGATACCACCGAACTGCGCATCAAGTACTTGATTGACAAGGCACGTGATGTCAGTGTTTTCTCCGATGAACTACGTGGCTGGTGTACGGATTGGCCATCGCTGTATTACCTGTCCAGCACTCGCGCGAACCTGCTGCGGGTGTTTGATGCCGATCTTCGCGGTGACGTCCTGGAAATCGGCGCTGGCTGCGGCGCCATTACCCGCTATCTGGGCGAGCAGGGCGGCAATGTCCTGGCGCTGGAAGGCAGTGCCCGCCGCGCAAGCATTGCCCGCGCGCGCACCAGAGACTTGCCGAACGTATCGGTGCTGGCCGAAACATTCGAAAGCTTCCAGATTGACAAGAAGTTTGATGTCATCACGCTGATTGGTGTTTTTGAGTACGCCAACCTGTTTGTGTCGGGTGAGAACCCGGGCGCGAACATGCTTGCAAAAGTCCGTTCGTTGTTAAAGCCGGACGGTTTGCTGATCATCGCCATCGAGAACCAGTTGGGCCTCAAGTATTTTGCAGGCGCACCGGAAGATCATGTTGTTACACCGATGTTCGGTGTCGAGGGTCGCTACAACAGTGCGACCCCACAAACTTACGGCAAGCAGGCGCTGGCTTCGCTATTGTCCGGTGCCGGCTTCTCGTCCAACGAATTTTTTGCGCCATTTCCGGATTACAAACTGCCGGTTTCGATTGTCACGGAAGAAGGCTTTGTCGACCCTGATTTCGATGCTGCGGCTTTTGCCTGGCAAAGCGCCCAGCGCGACCCGCAGTTGCCTGAGCTGTGTACGTTTTCGCTCGAGTTGGCGTGGCCGCAGATCTGCAAGAATGGTTTGGGCATGGACATGTCCAACTCCTTCCTCATCGGTGCTTCGCCGGTTGCCCGTAAAACCCTCGATAAAGGAACGCTGGCCGTTCACTTCAGCAGTGACCGCCGGGCTGAGTTCTGCAAGAGCTCCTCGTTCAAAAAAGGTGCTGACAGCTCAATTCGCGTTCACTACGAGAAGTTGGCCGAGACGCAAGCGGCGCCAGCTGTGGACTCTATCGTCGAATTCAAACTGACGGCCTCAGAGCCTTATGTCAAAGGGCAGGTTCTCTCGACGAAGTTGATCGAGATCGTCAATGCCGAAGGCTGGACTTATGCCCAGGTAGGCGTATTCCTGAACGGCTACGTGGATATACTGAAAAATATTTCCGGTGAGCAGCCGGGGGCAGATGGTTTGTTGCCGGGGCATCTGTTCGATGCCGTACCGCAGAACATTCTGATTGATCAGCAAGGTGCGCCTCATCTGATCGATAAAGAGTGGTCGCTGACGGTCGGTTTGCGCATCGAATTTTTGCTGTTCAGGGCACTGCGGCAATTGCTTGGGTCGGTGACTCGCTTCAGCCCATGTGCTGATTTCGCTACAGCCACTTACAAGGAATTCGTGTTTGCCGCTTCTGCGGCGGCTGGCTATTTGATCGACGAGGCAGATGTTCACCAATTCCTATCGCTGGAAGCCTCTGTACAAAGTGCCGTCAATGGTCGCGAGCCAAGCGAGTTTCTAACGTGGGAAGAGGATCGTCGGGTTGTCATCGACAACTTGTTGATGGCTTTCAACAAGTCTCAGGCCGCCTTGGCTACAGAAACACAAGCGCTGGACGCTGCCGGACGAGAAATTGAAAGAGTTGCGGCCGAGTCTCGACAGCTGCAAAGCGAACTCGAAAGTGCTCAGTCGGAACGCTACCGTTTGTCTGTGCGGCTGGCTGAAAGTCAGGTGGCCTACAATGATGTGATCCATTCGAACTCCTGGTTTATCACCAAGCCGATCCGGTTTGTCGTTCGTTCATTGCGTAATGGCAAAAAGGCTTTACGCAGCAACGTGGAAAGCTGCAAGCGCGCAGCCACCGTTTATCTGCGTGACCAGGAGGTCAAGGCTCCGGTATCTGCAGACAAGAGTTACATCGTCGAGGCGCCAATCGCCCGTGCCCGGTCCGTGACCGTGATCTTGCCTGTCTATAAAGGCATCGAGATGACCAAACGCTGCATCGAAGCTGCCATGCCAGGCATTCTTTCGATGCCGGGTTCAAAGATCATTGCGATCAACGACTGCAGCCCCGATGCCGGTATGCTGGACATGTTGCTCGAGCTCGAAACGCAATGGCCAGGCGTGCTGACGGTTCTGGACAACCCGAATAACCTGGGGTTCGTCAAAACCGTTAACCGTGGCATGCGCCAAGCTGGCGAAGATGACATCGTGTTCCTGAACAGCGATGTGATCGTTCCGCAAAACTGGCTGGAACGACTCACCGCAGAAGCCTACAGTGCACCGAATATCGGTACGGTGACGCCGTTCTCGAATAACGCGACCATCTGCAGTTTCCCGGCCTTCCTGTACGAAAACGAACAGGCGTTCGGGCTGGACGTTCATCAGATCGACAAAGTCTTTGCCGGTGCTCGACTGCCGAATGTGAAGGCACCGACCGGTGTCGGCTTCTGCATGTACGTGCGCCGCGATTGCCTGGACGTCGTCGGGCTGTTGAACGAGGAAAAATTCGGCCGTGGCTATGGCGAAGAAAACGATTTGTGCCAGCGTGCCCTCAAGGCTGGCTGGTTCAACGTCATAACTCCAAACCTGTACGCGTTCCATGAAGGCGGTGTCAGTTTTTCCTCGACCAAGCAGGCTTTGATCGAAAATGCCTTCAAGGCCATTGTCGAACTGCACCCGGACTATCACCTGGATATTCAGACGTTCATTGCTGAAGATCCGGTCAAGCTGGTACGCGTCAATCGTCTGGTTCAGTTGCTGTCGACACTGGATCGTCCCAAGATCCTGCAGGTTTCCCATGAGGCCGGGGGCGGGGTCAAGCAGCATGTCGAGGAACTGAGCGAAGCGCTTCAGGCGAATGCCTACAACCTGATTCTCACGCCGCGCAAGGGTACCGGCGCCGTCTCGCTGTACATGGGCACATTCCCTGGGGCAGACGAACTGGTATTCCGTCTTCCGGAAGAACTCCCGATGCTGGTGGACTTGCTTAAAGGCTGCGGTGTCGGATTCGTCCATTTCCATCACTCTCTTGGATTGAACCCGGCACTGTTCGACCTTCCGGCGCAGTTGGGGACTGAGTATGCATTGACGGCCCACGACTTCTACTGGATCGGTGGCAACCCGACGTTGACCAACGACGCGGGTGTTTTTCCTGGCCAATATTCCGATGATTTGCTCAATCCTGCTTTCCCTCTGCCCGATGGTGTTTCGGCAGCCGCGTGGCGAGATCAATTGAGAGGCTTCATCGAAAACGCGAAAACGGTTGTTTTCCCGTCCGATTACACGCTGTCGCTTTACCAGCAGCACTATGCTCTGCAGCGTCCGATCGTGGCGCTGCACGTTGAAGAGAAACGACCTGTCAGTTCTGCGGTGGCGGCGATCAGTGCCAAGCCGCGGTACAACGTGGGTGTGCTGGGTGCGCTGGGCAAAGAAAAAGGTGCTGATTATCTCGAGCAACTGGCTGCGAAGGCGAAGGCTGCAAGTGCGCCCTTCGACTTCAAGCTGCTTGGGTTTGCCTATCGGGAGTTGAAAGGCGTTTTCACCACCGGTCAATACGATGCCGCTGACCTTGCGCGTTTGATGGCGGAACATGATCTCGACTTGATCCTGTTTCCTGCGCAGTGGCCGGAAACCTACAGCTACACGCTCAGTTATGCGCTGCAGTCGGGTTTGCCGATCATTGCGCCGGATATCGGTGCATTCCCCGAGCGTCTGGCCAGCCGTGAACATACGCTCGTATACCGTTTTGGCATCGAGCCGGCAGAGCTTCTGGGGGCGATGGGTGCATTTGTGAAGTCGTCGGTTGCCGGAGACTCCGTCCGGGCGCCATCACATGGCCAAAGCCTGTTGAATGCTGATTTCTACGATGTCGATTATTTGCAATTAGTGAATAGCGATGTGCCGCGCCAGGAACACCTCGGTTTCCTCGAACTTCCTGCAGCGAGTGCTTCGGCAGCCGAGTACGAAGTGCCGCTGACCACCCGGGAGATCGCGCTGCTCGCTCTCTGGACGTTGTACCGCAAGCCTGGCATGCAGCGACTCAGCCGTGCGGTTCCGTATGGCCTGCGTCAGAAAATCAAGAGAAAGCTGAGCAAGCGTCCACTGCACGAAATTGTCGACCTGCACAAAAACTGA
- a CDS encoding ABC transporter ATP-binding protein: MMSSEIAIKVQNLSKCYEIYDKPHDRLLQMLSRGKKKYCREFWALHDVSFEIRKGETVGIVGKNGSGKSTLLQILCGTLNPTGGTVETHGRIAALLELGSGFNPEFTGRENVYLNATILGLSKEEIDEKYDAIIEFADIGEFINQPVKTYSSGMLVRLAFSVQAQVEPDILIVDEALAVGDAKFQARCFDRLKKLKENGTSILLVTHSSEQIVTHCDKAFLLNDGVQLEQGEPRKVVNRYLDLLFGKTQNSVVTELEPAVDAPETYHTPEGGMDVFDTHPNYNPNEYRWGDRAATIIDFHLSADGQEYPVAVDTGAKLKLAVFVRFDTDLVCPILGMTIKTKEGVTVYGVNSETLDSADFRAFGRKGDIVEVELSIACELAPGDYFISLGVSTKDGEEVTPRDRRYDSVHLQVRPTDKFFGLVNLDSSIRAKKVPN; encoded by the coding sequence CTGATGTCATCTGAGATTGCCATCAAAGTTCAGAATCTCAGCAAATGCTACGAGATTTACGACAAGCCACATGACCGTCTGCTGCAGATGCTCAGCCGCGGCAAGAAGAAATATTGCCGGGAGTTCTGGGCGCTCCACGATGTCTCGTTCGAGATTCGTAAAGGCGAGACCGTGGGGATTGTAGGCAAAAACGGCAGCGGCAAGTCCACGCTGTTGCAGATCCTCTGCGGAACCCTCAACCCTACCGGCGGCACCGTGGAAACCCACGGCCGGATCGCCGCGTTGCTTGAACTGGGCTCGGGTTTCAATCCCGAGTTTACCGGCCGCGAAAACGTCTACCTGAACGCAACTATCCTCGGTTTGAGCAAAGAAGAGATCGATGAAAAGTACGATGCAATCATCGAGTTTGCGGACATCGGCGAGTTTATCAATCAGCCGGTAAAAACCTATTCCAGCGGGATGCTCGTCCGCCTGGCGTTTTCCGTTCAAGCGCAGGTCGAGCCGGACATTCTCATTGTTGACGAAGCGTTGGCCGTGGGTGATGCGAAGTTCCAGGCGCGCTGTTTCGATCGCTTGAAGAAGTTAAAGGAAAATGGCACCAGCATCCTCCTCGTGACGCATTCGAGTGAGCAGATCGTGACTCATTGCGACAAGGCATTCCTGTTGAATGACGGTGTGCAGTTAGAGCAAGGCGAGCCACGCAAAGTCGTCAATCGCTATCTGGATCTGCTGTTCGGCAAGACCCAGAACTCTGTGGTGACTGAACTCGAGCCTGCTGTCGACGCACCGGAAACGTATCACACGCCTGAGGGCGGGATGGACGTGTTTGATACGCACCCCAACTACAATCCCAATGAGTATCGTTGGGGCGATCGCGCGGCAACGATCATCGACTTTCATCTAAGCGCTGATGGTCAAGAGTATCCCGTCGCAGTTGACACCGGCGCGAAACTCAAGCTGGCCGTGTTCGTCAGATTTGATACCGATCTGGTTTGTCCAATCCTCGGCATGACCATCAAAACCAAGGAAGGTGTAACCGTCTACGGCGTGAACAGTGAAACGCTCGACTCTGCGGATTTCCGTGCCTTTGGGCGCAAGGGCGATATCGTCGAGGTCGAGCTGTCGATTGCCTGCGAACTGGCTCCGGGTGACTACTTCATTTCCCTAGGCGTTTCGACCAAAGACGGTGAAGAAGTGACCCCAAGGGATCGCCGTTACGATTCTGTGCACCTTCAAGTGCGGCCGACAGACAAGTTTTTTGGGCTGGTAAATCTAGATTCGAGCATTCGTGCCAAAAAGGTTCCAAATTGA
- a CDS encoding ABC transporter permease, producing MRNFSISPRELLGSLWRNRSMIKALVQREVVGRYRGSFMGILWSFFNPVFMLVVYTFVFSVVFKARWSGGSDSKTEFALILFAGLIVFNLFAECFNRSPTLILSNANYVKKVVFPLEILPWVTVGSALFHMVISLIVWLIAYVFLFGTPHLTVLLFPLIMLPLVLLIMGLTWALASLGVYLRDVAQFIGILTTVLMFLSPIFYPASALPEKYQHLLMLNPLTPTIEYAREVLFWGRMPDFTVLGIYFAGSLVVAWLGFAWFQKTRKGFADVI from the coding sequence ATGCGTAATTTTTCGATTTCGCCGAGGGAATTGCTCGGTAGCTTGTGGCGCAATCGCAGCATGATCAAAGCTCTGGTGCAGCGAGAGGTTGTCGGGCGCTATCGCGGGTCTTTCATGGGGATTCTGTGGTCGTTCTTCAATCCGGTGTTCATGCTGGTTGTGTACACGTTTGTCTTCAGTGTCGTGTTCAAGGCTCGCTGGAGTGGCGGCAGTGATTCCAAGACAGAATTCGCGCTCATCCTGTTCGCGGGGCTGATCGTATTCAACCTGTTCGCCGAGTGCTTCAATCGCAGCCCGACGTTGATTCTTTCCAACGCCAACTACGTCAAGAAGGTGGTTTTCCCGCTGGAAATCCTGCCGTGGGTCACCGTGGGTTCCGCACTGTTTCATATGGTGATCAGTCTGATCGTATGGCTGATCGCCTATGTCTTTCTGTTTGGTACGCCGCATCTGACGGTCTTGTTGTTCCCGCTGATCATGTTGCCTCTGGTGCTATTGATCATGGGATTGACGTGGGCCCTGGCATCGCTCGGGGTTTACTTGCGTGATGTCGCGCAATTCATCGGGATCCTGACCACCGTACTGATGTTCCTCTCGCCCATTTTCTACCCGGCGAGTGCCTTGCCCGAAAAATATCAACACTTGCTGATGTTGAACCCGCTCACGCCAACCATTGAATACGCACGCGAAGTGCTGTTTTGGGGGCGTATGCCTGATTTCACTGTTCTGGGCATTTATTTCGCAGGCTCACTAGTGGTCGCCTGGCTGGGCTTTGCCTGGTTCCAGAAAACTCGAAAAGGATTTGCTGATGTCATCTGA
- a CDS encoding glycosyltransferase family 2 protein — translation MVVPLPQAVQTGNLPPREPGKGSHASRVTILMCTYNGERFLSQQLDSIARQSFQNWDVVVSDDGSTDGTLDMLRQYAEAWGEGKLTVRQGPKRGFAANFLSLACIAPAQSDFYAWADQDDIWQDCKLEVALKSLQLLPMDIPALYCARTELIDDAGAVIGSSPLFARPASFANALVQSLAGGNTMVFNRSAQALFQAAGAHLDIVSHDWWAYLLVTGAGGQVVYDHAPTILYRQHDTNLIGSDMGARARLARLRMMFSGRFKGWNQRNIVALESVRASLSEENQLTLDLFQKARKSRGTARFLWLRRSGVYRQTMWGSLGLILAAIINRI, via the coding sequence GTGGTAGTCCCTCTTCCGCAAGCTGTTCAGACAGGCAATTTACCTCCCCGCGAGCCGGGTAAAGGTTCGCACGCTTCGCGCGTCACAATCCTTATGTGTACTTACAACGGTGAGCGTTTTCTGTCTCAACAACTGGATTCCATTGCTCGTCAAAGTTTTCAGAATTGGGATGTCGTGGTATCGGACGATGGCTCAACCGATGGCACTCTGGACATGTTGCGCCAATACGCCGAGGCCTGGGGCGAAGGCAAGCTGACTGTCCGGCAAGGCCCGAAGCGAGGTTTCGCTGCGAACTTTCTGTCACTGGCCTGCATTGCCCCCGCTCAGTCGGATTTTTATGCATGGGCCGATCAGGATGATATCTGGCAAGACTGCAAACTCGAGGTGGCTCTCAAGTCGCTGCAGCTGTTGCCGATGGATATTCCAGCATTGTACTGCGCGCGTACTGAATTGATTGACGATGCGGGAGCGGTGATCGGCAGTTCGCCATTGTTTGCACGGCCGGCCAGTTTTGCCAATGCGTTGGTGCAGAGCCTTGCCGGTGGCAACACCATGGTTTTCAACCGTTCGGCGCAAGCGCTATTTCAGGCAGCCGGAGCACATCTCGATATAGTGTCCCATGACTGGTGGGCCTATCTGTTGGTGACCGGTGCGGGCGGACAAGTTGTCTACGATCATGCGCCGACCATTCTTTACAGACAGCACGATACCAATCTGATCGGTTCCGACATGGGCGCGCGCGCGCGTTTGGCAAGATTGCGCATGATGTTCAGCGGGCGCTTCAAAGGATGGAACCAGAGGAATATCGTTGCCCTTGAATCGGTTCGCGCAAGTTTGAGCGAAGAGAATCAATTGACCCTGGATCTGTTTCAGAAAGCCCGAAAGTCCCGGGGCACGGCGCGATTCTTGTGGTTGAGACGGTCCGGCGTCTATCGACAGACTATGTGGGGTAGCCTGGGACTGATCCTGGCCGCGATCATTAATAGAATATGA
- a CDS encoding UDP-glucose 4-epimerase family protein, translated as MTKRRVLVTGATGFVGEAVVFRMLLDKAYAPVAAVRGESRLSGLCDVVPFDLSASIELPALMQIDTVVHCAARVHVMSDTAADPLAKFREINVQGTTRLARKAAEAGVRRFVFISSIKVNGEATLPGMPFKADDQPAPVDPYGVSKGEAEECLREIGRETGMEIVIIRPPLVYGPGVKANFLSMMSWLRKGLPLPLGALRNQRSLVALGNLVDLIVTCIAHPAAANQTFLVSDGEDLSTTRLLRRMAAALDKRAFLLPLPKMLLRAAAQLVGKGDMAQRLCGSLQVDIDKTRLLLQWSPPVSVDKALKVTAMHYLDH; from the coding sequence ATGACGAAGCGCCGGGTGTTGGTTACAGGTGCCACCGGTTTTGTCGGTGAGGCAGTGGTTTTTCGCATGTTGCTGGACAAGGCGTATGCGCCTGTTGCCGCCGTGCGCGGTGAAAGCCGGTTGAGCGGTTTGTGCGATGTGGTGCCGTTCGACTTGAGCGCCAGCATTGAACTGCCAGCGTTGATGCAGATTGATACGGTGGTTCACTGTGCAGCCCGCGTCCATGTGATGAGTGATACTGCCGCCGACCCTCTGGCAAAATTTCGTGAGATCAACGTCCAGGGCACAACGCGCCTGGCGCGCAAAGCGGCCGAGGCGGGTGTCAGGCGTTTTGTGTTCATCAGTTCGATCAAGGTCAACGGTGAAGCGACATTGCCCGGAATGCCCTTCAAGGCTGACGATCAGCCCGCACCCGTTGATCCCTATGGTGTTTCCAAAGGCGAGGCGGAAGAGTGCTTGCGTGAAATCGGTCGTGAGACCGGCATGGAGATTGTCATCATCCGTCCGCCGCTGGTGTATGGCCCGGGTGTAAAAGCCAACTTCCTCAGCATGATGAGCTGGTTGCGCAAAGGCTTGCCGTTGCCATTGGGGGCGTTGCGAAATCAGCGCAGTCTGGTGGCGCTGGGCAATCTCGTGGATCTGATTGTTACCTGTATTGCGCACCCCGCAGCGGCGAATCAGACGTTTCTGGTCAGCGATGGCGAAGACTTGTCTACCACTCGCTTGCTGCGGCGTATGGCGGCGGCTCTGGATAAGCGGGCCTTTTTGTTGCCTCTGCCGAAAATGCTGCTGCGAGCTGCTGCACAATTGGTGGGTAAAGGGGATATGGCGCAAAGACTTTGCGGTTCACTGCAGGTCGACATCGATAAAACCCGCTTGCTGTTGCAGTGGTCGCCTCCTGTCAGTGTCGACAAGGCGTTGAAGGTCACAGCGATGCATTACCTCGATCATTGA